A part of Candidatus Woesearchaeota archaeon genomic DNA contains:
- a CDS encoding CBS domain-containing protein, producing the protein MKIKEVMLKPVFVYPNDTKKKILSKVKRNPNTSLFVVATRNKQFLGDIHENDLFFMLTPNEMVNEVGLELAFDLKKKFFAKKAKDLMREHDLSCSPEDELIDVAKKFIQAEVNEMPVLKKGKVVGVINQGILLRQLKIK; encoded by the coding sequence ATGAAAATAAAAGAGGTAATGCTGAAACCAGTATTTGTTTATCCGAATGATACTAAAAAAAAAATACTTAGTAAAGTTAAAAGGAATCCTAATACATCTTTGTTTGTTGTTGCAACCCGGAATAAACAGTTTTTAGGAGATATCCATGAGAACGATTTATTTTTTATGCTTACGCCAAACGAAATGGTTAATGAAGTTGGTTTGGAACTTGCTTTTGATCTTAAAAAAAAATTCTTTGCAAAGAAAGCTAAAGATTTAATGCGAGAACATGACTTGAGCTGCAGTCCTGAAGATGAGCTGATTGATGTCGCTAAAAAGTTTATACAAGCAGAAGTTAATGAAATGCCGGTGTTAAAAAAAGGTAAAGTGGTTGGAGTGATAAATCAGGGC
- a CDS encoding tRNA (guanine(10)-N(2))-dimethyltransferase — translation MELISEGKSKFKAYLGKVSKKLPVFYNPEMKGNRDISVSLLNALDREMDIALPLAGSGVRGIRFLLECKNMKVHFNDLNPKAYELIRENLELNNVKGVVSNLDADLFLLNSKGFDYIDIDPFGSPNFFLDSAIKRIARNGILGVTATDTSSLAGTFIKTCQRKYWAKPLHNYLMHEVGIRILIRKVQLIGAQYEKALTPIFSHSTKHYMRVYFMCEKGKQKADAIIRQHGEFEGAGPIWLGQLWDNSIVEKMELGELSVIQDEAKIDVVGFYDVHAICKKLKKRTPTMDLIFKEVKKKGYKICFTHFSRYGVKTDMPIDEFINIFINL, via the coding sequence ATGGAGCTAATCAGTGAAGGCAAATCAAAATTTAAAGCGTATTTAGGAAAGGTTAGTAAGAAATTGCCTGTATTTTATAATCCTGAGATGAAAGGAAATAGGGATATTTCCGTATCATTACTGAATGCTTTGGATCGTGAAATGGATATTGCTTTACCTTTAGCAGGGTCAGGTGTTCGGGGGATCAGGTTTTTGTTAGAGTGTAAAAATATGAAAGTACATTTTAATGATTTGAACCCAAAAGCTTATGAATTAATCCGTGAAAACTTAGAACTGAATAATGTTAAAGGGGTTGTTTCTAATCTGGATGCAGATTTATTTTTATTAAATTCTAAAGGGTTTGATTATATTGATATTGATCCGTTTGGTTCTCCTAATTTTTTCTTGGATTCGGCAATTAAACGAATAGCCCGCAATGGGATTTTGGGAGTAACAGCAACTGATACTTCGTCACTTGCAGGAACATTTATCAAAACTTGTCAGCGTAAATATTGGGCTAAACCCTTGCACAATTATTTAATGCATGAAGTAGGTATTAGAATATTGATTAGAAAAGTGCAATTGATAGGAGCGCAATATGAAAAAGCTTTAACGCCTATTTTTTCTCATTCGACTAAACATTACATGAGAGTTTATTTTATGTGTGAGAAAGGTAAACAAAAGGCAGATGCAATAATAAGACAACACGGTGAATTTGAAGGCGCAGGTCCAATATGGCTTGGTCAACTATGGGATAATTCTATTGTTGAAAAGATGGAGTTGGGGGAATTATCTGTAATTCAAGATGAAGCGAAAATTGATGTTGTAGGATTTTATGATGTTCATGCAATATGTAAAAAGCTTAAAAAAAGAACTCCTACGATGGATTTAATTTTTAAAGAAGTTAAAAAGAAAGGATATAAGATTTGCTTTACACATTTTTCAAGATACGGTGTAAAAACAGATATGCCAATTGATGAGTTTATCAATATATTTATAAATCTCTAA
- the infB gene encoding translation initiation factor IF-2: MKRRLILSVLGHVDHGKSSMLDKIRNTAIVASEAGGITQAIGASIIPIETIKKICGKILAQLNMEITIPGLLTIDTPGHAAFTNLRKRGGNLADIAVLVIDINEGLKPQTIESLQILKEYKTPFVIAATKIDLIYGWKTQDGLLSKNIEKQTPNAIAKFETKMYELIGQLQEKGFDAERYDRVQDFTKKITIVPISAKSGEGIPELLMIVTALAQKYLEKCLECNIENDGKGTILEVKEEKGLGTTLDVILYDGKLKVNDLIVIGSTDKPITTKIRTLLEPNPLSEMRDKKSKFKSVKEVTAATGVKISAPNLKNVIAGMPLKVANLKNLEKIEKEIQSEINEVLVETDKSGLIIKADTLGGIEALCKILRDRGIKIRKASIGNIMKKDVADAESNLETEPLNAAILGFNVKSTIESETIKILTNPVIYRLVEEFEFWVEEKQKSMEANELNELTNPCKIKIMPGYVFRQSNPAVCGTEIIAGKLKTGMHLMTIDGKEITRVKEIQDDKKNTSEAKENKQVAVSYEKITIGRQVLEGDILYSLINEQEFKKMKELKKYLTPKEIEVLKEIALIMRAKNPLWGV, encoded by the coding sequence ATGAAAAGACGCCTGATTTTGTCCGTTTTAGGGCATGTGGACCATGGAAAAAGCTCAATGTTAGACAAAATTAGGAATACTGCTATTGTAGCATCTGAAGCAGGCGGAATAACTCAAGCAATAGGCGCATCAATTATTCCAATTGAAACCATCAAAAAAATCTGCGGTAAAATCCTTGCTCAACTTAATATGGAAATTACTATTCCGGGTTTACTGACAATCGATACCCCTGGCCACGCAGCTTTCACTAACCTAAGAAAACGCGGCGGAAACCTTGCAGACATAGCAGTTCTTGTTATTGATATTAATGAAGGCCTTAAACCGCAAACTATTGAATCATTGCAAATTTTAAAAGAATATAAAACCCCATTTGTGATTGCAGCAACTAAAATTGATCTTATTTATGGCTGGAAAACGCAGGATGGGCTGCTTAGCAAAAATATTGAAAAACAAACCCCAAACGCAATTGCTAAATTTGAAACTAAAATGTACGAACTTATTGGACAGCTGCAAGAAAAAGGTTTTGATGCTGAACGCTACGACAGAGTTCAAGACTTTACAAAAAAAATTACAATCGTTCCAATATCAGCTAAATCCGGCGAAGGTATACCTGAATTATTAATGATTGTTACTGCGCTTGCGCAAAAATATTTAGAAAAATGTTTAGAATGCAATATTGAAAATGACGGTAAAGGCACAATTCTTGAAGTAAAAGAAGAAAAAGGGTTGGGCACAACTTTAGATGTAATTTTATACGATGGAAAATTAAAAGTTAACGACTTAATTGTTATCGGGTCTACTGATAAGCCAATTACAACTAAAATTAGAACACTGCTCGAACCAAATCCATTATCAGAGATGAGAGATAAAAAGAGTAAGTTCAAAAGTGTTAAAGAAGTTACTGCTGCAACAGGCGTAAAAATCTCCGCTCCAAATCTAAAAAATGTCATTGCAGGTATGCCATTAAAAGTTGCTAATCTAAAAAATTTAGAAAAAATTGAAAAAGAAATACAGTCCGAAATTAATGAAGTGCTTGTTGAAACCGACAAAAGTGGACTAATCATAAAAGCAGATACATTAGGGGGCATTGAAGCCTTATGCAAAATATTAAGAGATAGAGGGATAAAGATAAGAAAAGCTTCAATCGGAAATATAATGAAAAAAGATGTTGCAGATGCTGAATCTAATCTTGAAACTGAACCGTTAAATGCAGCCATTCTGGGTTTTAATGTAAAATCCACTATCGAAAGTGAAACAATTAAAATCCTTACAAATCCCGTAATATACAGATTAGTTGAAGAATTTGAATTTTGGGTTGAAGAAAAACAAAAATCAATGGAAGCTAATGAATTAAATGAACTTACTAATCCATGCAAAATCAAAATCATGCCTGGTTACGTATTCCGGCAATCAAACCCGGCTGTTTGCGGCACAGAAATAATTGCAGGCAAGCTAAAAACCGGTATGCATCTAATGACTATTGACGGTAAAGAAATTACCAGAGTTAAAGAAATCCAGGACGATAAAAAAAATACATCTGAAGCAAAAGAAAATAAACAAGTGGCAGTTTCATATGAAAAAATAACAATTGGCAGGCAAGTCCTTGAAGGGGACATTCTTTATTCATTAATTAACGAACAAGAATTTAAAAAGATGAAAGAACTTAAAAAATATTTAACCCCTAAAGAAATCGAAGTTTTAAAAGAGATTGCCCTAATTATGCGCGCTAAGAACCCGCTTTGGGGAGTATGA